Proteins from a single region of Pyrus communis chromosome 6, drPyrComm1.1, whole genome shotgun sequence:
- the LOC137738320 gene encoding ATP-dependent DNA helicase 2 subunit KU70, translating into MEMEIDPDDLFRDDDDDADNELFQGRESTKELVVYLVDASPKMFSTTCPSGDDKDETHFHVAVSCIAQSLKTQIINNAYDEVAVCFFNTREKWNLQDLNGVYVFNVAEQEYLDRPTARLIKEIDSVEESFMSKIGSQYGIVSGSRENSLYNALWVAQALLRKGSLKTAEKRVLLFTNEDNPFGNITGVIKTDMMRTTLQRARDAQDLGISIELLPLSRPDSDFNVSTFYSDLLGLKSDDLAQFMPAAGEKLEDMKDQLRKKMFKKRLVRKITFSIANGLSIQLNSYALIRPTLPGAITWLDSVTNRPLKAERSFICADTGALVQESAKRFQPYKSENIKFSVEELSEIKRFSAGHLRLLGFKPLNCLKEFHNLRPSTFVFPTDEELIGSTSIFIALHRSMLRLNRFAVAFYGSSSRPQLVALVAQDEIISAGGQVEPPGMHMIYLPYSEDIRNTEELHTASNDAPPRANDDQIRKAAALIKRFDLKDFSVFQFANPALQRHYAVLQALALEEDEIPETKDETVPDEEGMSRPTFVSALEEFKLSVYGDNYDEENAVGNGKESETSKKRKAVAENAVKECANYDWGGLADNGKLKDMTVTQLKYYLTANNLPLAGKKEALISRILTHLGK; encoded by the exons ATGGAAATGGAAATAGACCCCGATGACCTTTTCAgagacgacgacgacgacgcaGACAATGAACTCTTCCag GGAAGGGAGTCGACGAAGGAGCTTGTGGTGTACTTGGTTGATGCTTCCCCCAAAATGTTTAGCACTACTTGCCCATCC GGGGACGATAAGGACGAAACTCATTTTCATGTTGCTGTGAGTTGTATCGCACAGTCTCTGAAGACACAAATCATTAATAATGCATATGATGAAGTTGCCGTATGCTTCTTTAACACT AGGGAAAAATGGAACTTGCAAGATTTAAATGGTGTTTATGTGTTTAACGTTGCTGAACAAGAGTATCTAGACAGGCCAACAGCAAGGCTAATTAAAGAAATTGATAGCGTAGAAG AATCATTTATGAGCAAAATCGGGAGTCAGTATGGTATTGTCTCTGGATCCCGAGAAAATTCTCTTTACAATGCCCTCTGGGTGGCCCAAGCACTGTTGCGTAAAGG ATCTTTGAAGACAGCCGAAAAGCGTGTTCttttatttacaaatgaagACAATCCATTTGGCAACATTACGGGAGTGATAAAGACAGATATGATGAGGACCACATTGCAGCGGGCTAGA GATGCACAAGATCTTGGCATCTCAATTGAACTTCTTCCATTGAGTCGACCTGACagtgatttcaatgtttctacTTTCTACTCT GATTTACTTGGACTCAAAAGTGATGATCTTGCTCAATTTATGCCCGCAGCAGGAGAAAA ATTGGAAGATATGAAGGATCAGCTTAGAAAGAAAATGTTCAAGAAGCGCCTAGTTAGAAAAATCACTTTCTCAATTGCCAATGGATTATCAATTCAACTGAATTCATATGCTTTAATTCGGCCCACTCTTCCAG GAGCGATAACCTGGCTTGATTCTGTGACTAATCGTCCTCTCAAG GCTGAAAGATCTTTCATCTGTGCTGATACTGGGGCATTGGTGCAAGAATCTGCTAAACGTTTTCAACCTTACAAGAG TGAAAATATAAAGTTTTCGGTGGAGGAGCTTTCGGAGATTAAAAGATTTTCAGCTGGACATCTTCGTCTTCTTGGTTTCAAGCCATTAAATTGCTTAAAAGAGTTTCACAACTTGAGGCCGTCAACATTTGTTTTTCCTACTGATGAG GAACTGATTGGTAGCACATCTATTTTCATTGCCCTTCATAGATCCATGCTAAGGCTAAACCG ttTCGCAGTTGCATTTTATGGGAGTTCATCTCGTCCTCAATTGGTTGCTCTTGTTGCCCAA GATGAAATAATTAGTGCTGGTGGTCAGGTTGAGCCACCGGGAATGCATATGATATATCTTCCGTACTCCGAGGACATTAGAAACACTGAAGAG CTTCATACAGCTTCAAATGATGCACCACCTCGTGCAAATGATGATCAAATCAGAAAAGCTGCTGCTTTAATCAAACGTTTTGACTTGAAAGATTTCTCAGTATTCCAATTTGCCAACCCTG CCTTGCAGAGACACTATGCAGTACTGCAGGCCCTAGCGCTGGAGGAAGATGAAATACCAGAAACCAAGGATGAAACAGTGCCTGATGAGGAAGGAATGTCTAG ACCCACATTTGTTAGTGCATTAGAAGAATTTAAGCTGTCTGTCTATGGGGACAATTATGACGAGGAAAATGCAGTGGGAAATGGAAAAGAAAGTGAGACCTCCAAAAAACGAAAAGCTGTTGCTGAAAATGCAGTCAAAGAGTGTGCTAACTATGATTGGGGTGGCCTTGCAGACAACGGAAAG TTAAAGGATATGACAGTGACACAGTTGAAGTACTATCTGACCGCAAATAATCTTCCGCTTGCTGGGAAGAAGGAAGCTTTGATTAGTCGAATTTTGACACACTTGGGGAAATGA